Proteins from one Clostridia bacterium genomic window:
- a CDS encoding helix-turn-helix domain-containing protein: MEKTSQIKSVAKALKIIDVLAEAQGELALHEIAAKLGVAKSTVHGLLS, translated from the coding sequence GTGGAAAAGACTTCCCAAATCAAGTCGGTAGCCAAGGCATTAAAAATCATTGATGTACTGGCCGAAGCGCAGGGGGAACTGGCTCTGCACGAAATTGCCGCCAAGCTGGGGGTGGCCAAGAGTACGGTGCACGGGCTGCTTTCCA